A segment of the Allosaccharopolyspora coralli genome:
CGATGAGCCGGTCGACTCCGGCGAGCACGGTGGCAGTGGCCTCGTAGCGGAACGTTCCGTCCTCGACGGTCACGCGTGGCTGAGCGACAAGGTTGTGGAACCAGTCGGGGTGCGTGGGCCCGCCGGCTGCGGACGCGATGACCAGCATTCGGTTTCCGTCGGGCAGATAGCCGACGGGCGTGGTGTGCGCACGTCCGGTGCGCGCTCCGACGGTGGTCAGTAACAGCAGCCGTGCGTTCTCGAACGGGCCGCCGACGTGTCCGTTGTTGGCGCGGAACTCGTCGATCACCGAGGTGTTGAAGTCGACAGGCATGGGGCGTCCTTCTCCAGGGGAAGTCGAGGGATTCGGGCGCGCTTGGGCGCGCGAGAACGATCGTTCGGGATCGGAGAAGGACAGCGGCGGGTCTCTCGCCCGCCCGGCCGTCACGCCTGGGCCGGGAACCTCACTCGTGCGTGGCTCATGGCCGACCCGGCAGTCACGGCGCGAACATTAACCTCGACGGCTTCGCGCCGCAATGCAATTCACGGTGTCGTGAGTCGGTAGACGACGTAGTCGACGCTGGTGTCCGCCCGGTGCAGCGTTTCGGTGGCGACGGTCTCGCGCCTCAGGCTCGTCTCGTCGATGAGGTGATCGAGATAGCCGAGGTCACCGGAGGTGCCGAAGAACAGCAGCACTCGCCCGCCCGGCGCGAGATGCGCTCCCACCTCGCCCGCGAACCGCCGCATCGTTGCGTAGTCCTCGTCCGTCGTGGCGCGTTCGAGCATGTCCCGCGCGGGAAACCACCGGAAAGGCGGGTCGAAGACGACGAGATCGAAACGCCCGTCGGCGCCGTCGAACAGGTCGGATTGCCGGAACCGGGCGGCGAGCCCGTTGCGTTCGGCGTTGGCGCGTGCGCAGTCCACGGCATCCGGGTTGACGTCGACACCGAGGACGTCGTCCGAGATCGAGGCGGCGAGGACGGCGTTGACGCCGCTGCCGGTGCCGAGGTCCAGAACCCGGTCCGTGGCACGCGTCTCCGCGAGAACCGAACGGCCGAGCAGGTGCGAGACGGGTTGCGGCGGGAACACCGTGGGCGGCACGACGAACTCGAAGTCGAAGTAGGACACCGTCTCGGTGTCGCGGGCGCGGAGTTCGGCGTAGGCGGCCTCGTGCCAGCGCCGGATCGCCTCCTGCTCCTGCGGTGTTCCGGTCGGTTGGTAGCTCCGCACTCGTTCCTCCCCATCGGGTCGTGAGCCCGCAGCGTACGACTCGGGCCGGTGCCGAGTGAACGAGTTTTTGGTCGGCTCAGCGGGTGCGGATGATCCCGTGGTCGAGGGCGGCGGCGATGGCGGCGGTGCGGTTGTCGACGCCGAGCTTGTCGTAGATGTGCACCAGGTGAGTCTTGACGGTCGCTTCGCTGATGAACAGTTCCTTCGACAGTGCCCGGTTGGACAATCCGCGCGCGAGCAGCCGCAGGATCTCCACCTCACGGTTGCTCAGCGCCGGTTTCGGGGTGCGCAGCCGCCCCAGCAGGCGCGCGGCCACGTCCGGTGCCAGGGCGGTCTGACCACGTGCTGCCGCCCGGACCGCGTCGCAGAGCTGCTCGGGCGGGGCGTCCTTGAGCATGTAGCCGGTGGCGCCCGCTTCGACGGCGGCGAGGATGTCGGCGTCGGTGTCGTAGGTGGTGAGCACCAGCACCTGCGGCGAATCCGGCAGTTCGGTGATGCGACGGGTCGCGGTCACCCCGTCCATGCCCGCGCCCATCTGCAGGTCCATCAGCACCAGGTCCACTGTGGTCTCGGAGAGGACGTCGAGCGCTTGCTGTCCGTCGGCGGCCTCGGCCACGACGGTCATGTCATCGCGATCGTCGAACATCGCACGCAGTCCTCGTCGGACGACGGGATGATCGTCGACGAGCAGGAGCCGTACCGTGGTCATCGGTGCTCCTCGGCCGTCAGCGGCAACCGGATCCCGATCACCGTGCCCTCCCCTGCTGAACTCTCGACCTCCAGCGTGCCACTCAGCGCGGTGATCCGTTCCCGCAGCGCGGTGAGTCCGTAACCGCTGCCGTCCGAGCGGGACTCCAGGGTGTCGCGGTCGAAACCGACTCCGTCGTCGTAAATGTCCAGCGTGACCTCGTCGTCGAGAAAACCCAGCGTCACCACCGAGTTCTCGGCACCGGAATGCTGGACGACGTTGGCGAGACTCGCCTGCGCCGCGCGCAGCAACGCCACCTCGAATCCGGAGCTCATCCCGGAGACGTCCCCGTCGATGCGCAGCGAGCACCGAATCCCCGACTCGCGCTCGGTGCGTTCGCACAGGCGACCCAGTGCCTCCGGCAGCGTTCCCGCACTCAGCGACGGTGGTGCGAGGTCACGGACGAAACGGCGGGCCTCGGCGAGCCCGTCGGCGGCGGTCTCTTGCGCCTCGCTGATCCGTCCCGCGACTCGTTCGGGATCCTCCGGCAGTGACGCCTGTGCCGACCGCAGCAGCAGCACCACACTCGAA
Coding sequences within it:
- a CDS encoding nitroreductase/quinone reductase family protein, coding for MPVDFNTSVIDEFRANNGHVGGPFENARLLLLTTVGARTGRAHTTPVGYLPDGNRMLVIASAAGGPTHPDWFHNLVAQPRVTVEDGTFRYEATATVLAGVDRLIDELDMHLAYEEQHLIPAFERRCVDFELSRSSNVGSEHRQRPRTPTTNWGRPP
- a CDS encoding methyltransferase, whose product is MRSYQPTGTPQEQEAIRRWHEAAYAELRARDTETVSYFDFEFVVPPTVFPPQPVSHLLGRSVLAETRATDRVLDLGTGSGVNAVLAASISDDVLGVDVNPDAVDCARANAERNGLAARFRQSDLFDGADGRFDLVVFDPPFRWFPARDMLERATTDEDYATMRRFAGEVGAHLAPGGRVLLFFGTSGDLGYLDHLIDETSLRRETVATETLHRADTSVDYVVYRLTTP
- a CDS encoding response regulator → MTTVRLLLVDDHPVVRRGLRAMFDDRDDMTVVAEAADGQQALDVLSETTVDLVLMDLQMGAGMDGVTATRRITELPDSPQVLVLTTYDTDADILAAVEAGATGYMLKDAPPEQLCDAVRAAARGQTALAPDVAARLLGRLRTPKPALSNREVEILRLLARGLSNRALSKELFISEATVKTHLVHIYDKLGVDNRTAAIAAALDHGIIRTR